A genomic region of Magnolia sinica isolate HGM2019 chromosome 6, MsV1, whole genome shotgun sequence contains the following coding sequences:
- the LOC131249180 gene encoding probable disease resistance protein At5g63020 → MEFLQEITRNAWVQYEYSRRLEESLDVLKTEMQELCSQQTDIFIALNAAEVVHGKRPKAEVSSWLENVEKIRSAVTKIEEVYGEIGRDFSLPRVTLGKRVVEKIEEVVKFKEKGRFSEGLLADLLPESGSIPTTKLVGRTIVERKLEQIWESLMDQEVRTIGVYGMGGVGKTTIMTHIYNKIQSSGIFGLAIWVTVSNDSNIERLQNGIAREIGLDISYEDDEMIRSRKLFQALKRRGKFVIILDDMWKSFPLEKVGIPEGNAYKIVLTTRSKNVCRGMKCQKKFEVEVLSWEEAWELFKERLGADVVLSPEVEQIAKLVTEECGGLPLGIITVASAMREKEDIREWRNALEELKCSTMEIEGMDDEVFPILKFSYDRLKSERIRSCFLYCALYPEDYEFHDEDLVKYWIAEGLIDAMGNWEKEQDKGHTILNGLIDVCMLVRKSPIAVVMHDLIRDLAIGIIRKSPQFVVKVGKGIRGSIGVEEFTEEVVNFSLMRNEIEILSGDPNCPKLSTLLLQENPLSGNISHEFFNRMNNLRVLDLSKTGIEYLPESVSNLENLCMLFLKSCKRLREVPSLLKLKRLRFLNLFETRIKEVPHGMECLVNLNDLYVSSAEVTNRINVIGCNSLMLPDSIIKLNLRDCNLSSLSCLSRLQYCNIWRCSMKWLLPIRDNSTIIRSLPSIQSLYLTDLTNFSGLCEGVLMPGSFACLKVLSVWRCKVLENVMSLELFQHLQCLESIRIIDSSEMEEVIKGGEEGDNNSNNNTIILLPNLKFFTLRNLWKLKSVCKRIIICPSLTEIYIADCPLLKKIPFSMGNSTSVVRGRIKGSKEWWDALEWDDPNTKTLLLPLFHEQTSEVEGRGMKRKAEQVEEIASTSQHQ, encoded by the coding sequence ATGGAATTCCTCCAGGAGATTACCAGGAATGCATGGGTTCAATACGAATACTCCAGAAGGCTTGAAGAGAGTCTCGATGTTCTGAAAACCGAAATGCAAGAGTTGTGCAGCCAGCAGACCGACATATTTATTGCACTGAATGCAGCAGAGGTAGTGCATGGAAAGAGGCCAAAGGCAGAGGTGAGTTCATGGCTAGAAAATGTAGAAAAGATTAGAAGCGCAGTAACTAAGATAGAAGAGGTTTATGGAGAAATAGGGAGAGATTTCTCACTCCCACGTGTTACATTGGGAAAGCGTGTCGTAGAGAAGATTGAAGAGGTGGTGAAGTTTAAGGAGAAAGGTCGATTTTCAGAAGGGTTACTTGCTGATCTATTACCTGAAAGTGGAAGTATACCCACAACGAAGCTGGTGGGTAGAACGATAGTGGAAAGAAAATTGGAACAGATTTGGGAGTCGTTGATGGATCAGGAGGTCAGAACTATTGGTGTGTATGGCATGGGGGGAGTGGGCAAAACAACCATCATGACCCACATCTATAATAAAATACAGAGCTCTGGAATATTTGGCCTTGCCATTTGGGTGACGGTGTCTAATGATTCTAATATTGAGAGACTACAAAATGGTATTGCACGAGAAATAGGATTGGACATTTCCTATGAAGATGATGAAATGATAAGGTCAAGGAAATTGTTCCAAGCTTTGAAACGTAGGGGGAAGTTTGTTATCATCTTAGATGATATGTGGAAATCATTTCCATTGGAAAAGGTAGGGATTCCTGAGGGCAATGCATACAAGATAGTCTTGACTACTCGATCAAAAAATGTGTGCCGAGGCATGAAGTGCCAAAAAAAATTTGAAGTAGAGGTTCTTTCGTGGGAAGAAGCATGGGAATTGTTCAAGGAAAGGCTTGGGGCTGATGTTGTGCTTTCTCCGGAAGTAGAACAGATTGCGAAGCTTGTGACCGAAGAATGTGGTGGTTTGCCGCTTGGAATCATCACAGTAGCAAGTGCAATGAGAGAAAAGGAAGACATTAGAGAATGGAGAAATGCATTAGAGGAGTTAAAATGCTCGACAATGGAGATAGAAGGcatggatgatgaagtttttccAATATTGAAATTTAGTTATGATCGACTAAAATCTGAGAGGATTCGATCTTGCTTCTTGTATTGTGCTTTGTATCCAGAGGACTATGAATTCCATGATGAAGATCTGGTAAAGTATTGGATAGCAGAAGGATTGATAGATGCTATGGGAAACTGGGAAAAGGAACAAGACAAAGGCCACACAATATTGAATGGACTGATAGATGTATGTATGTTGGTAAGGAAGTCTCCTATTGCGGTAGTAATGCATGATTTAATCAGAGATTTGGCCATTGGAATTATAAGGAAGAGCCCCCAGTTTGTGGTCAAAGTTGGGAAGGGGATAAGGGGATCAATTGGTGTAGAAGAATTTACTGAAGAGGTTgtaaatttttcattaatgagaaatgaaattgaaattctttCAGGTGATCCCAACTGCCCAAAACTCTCCACATTGTTGCTGCAAGAGAACCCTCTCTCAGGCAACATTTCTCATGAGTTCTTCAATCGCATGAACAACCTAAGAGTTCTCGACCTCTCTAAGACTGGTATTGAGTATCTGCCTGAATCAGTTTCCAACTTGGAGAACCTATGTATGCTCTTCCTAAAGAGTTGTAAGAGGTTAAGGGAGGTACCGTCCTTATTAAAGCTGAAGCGTCTAAGGTTTTTGAACCTCTTTGAGACTCGCATCAAAGAAGTGCCACATGGGATGGAATGTTTGGTTAACCTCAATGATCTTTATGTTTCATCTGCTGAAGTGACAAATAGGATAAATGTTATTGGTTGTAATTCCTTAATGCTTCCTGATAGTATTATCAAGCTGAATCTGCGGGATTGCAACCTGTCAAGCTTATCCTGCCTCTCTCGTTTGCAATACTGTAACATCTGGAGGTGTAGCATGAAGTGGTTGTTGCCTATAAGAGACAACAGCACCATAATTAGGTCTTTGCCCTCAATACAGTCTCTGTATCTAACGGATCTTACGAATTTTAGCGGTCTGTGTGAGGGAGTCTTGATGCCTGGCTCATTTGCATGCCTTAAAGTCCTGAGTGTCTGGAGATGCAAAGTATTGGAGAATGTCATGTCACTTGAATTGTTTCAGCACCTCCAATGCCTTGAATCCATCCGTATTATAGATTCAAGTGAGATGGAGGAGGttataaaaggaggagaagaaggtgATAACAACAGCAATAACAATACCATCATCCTACTCCCTAACTTGAAGTTTTTCACTTTGAGAAATTTATGGAAATTGAAAAGCGTTTGTAAGCGGATAATCATTTGTCCTTCCCTGACTGAGATTTATATAGCTGATTGTCCTCTGCTGAAGAAGATCCCTTTTTCTATGGGCAACTCAACATCTGTTGTGAGAGGAAGGATTAAAGGAAGCAAAGAGTGGTGGGATGCATTGGAGTGGGATGATCCCAACACCAAAACGCTCCTCCTACCTCTTTTTCATGAACAAACAAGTGAAGTAGAAGGACGTGGAATGAAAAGAAAAGCAGAACAGGTAGAAGAGATTGCGTCGACGTCACAGCACCAATAA